A single window of Eucalyptus grandis isolate ANBG69807.140 chromosome 1, ASM1654582v1, whole genome shotgun sequence DNA harbors:
- the LOC108953826 gene encoding uncharacterized protein LOC108953826: MAGGVNRKISAASARSHTRRAKQGSALVLPSGSFTKLLAVLFVGILALAYRAIQPAAPRIPGTPGGPPVTAPRIKLRDGRHLAYKEHGKPKDVAKYKIVFVHGFDSCRHDAVVANALSQEIIDDLGIYIVSFDRPGYGESDPDPKRTPKSIALDIEGLADKLGLGSRFYVIGMSMGGQVVWGCLKYIPHRLAGTVLLAPVVNYWWPGFPANLSKEAYYQQFQQDQWTLRVAHYIPWLTYWWNTQKWFPASCVVAHHPDIFSPPDKAILSKLPLRRPHAAQVRQQGEYETLHRDMMIGFGNWEFDPMDLENAFPNGEGSVHLWQGDNDLLVPVMLQRFIAHRLPWIKYHELPQTGHVFPLAEGMCNAIVKTLLVGETTAFA, encoded by the exons ATGGCGGGAGGCGTGAACAGGAAGATTTCTGCTGCATCAGCGAGGTCTCACACCAGAAGAGCTAAGCAGGGCTCTGCTCTTGTGCTGCCTTCGG GGAGTTTCACCAAATTGTTGGCGGTTTTATTTGTTGGAATTCTTGCATTGGCGTATCGAGCAATCCAACCTGCTGCACCGAGGATACCGGGAACTCCAGGTGGTCCCCCTGTTACAGCACCGAGGATAAAGCTTAGAGATGGAAGACATTTAGCATACAAAGAACACGGCAAGCCAAAGGACGTAGCAAAGTATAAAATTGTATTCGTCCATGGTTTTGATTCTTGTCGGCATGATGCTGTCGTGGCCAACGCTTTATCTCAG GAAATTATCGATGACTTGGGTATATACATTGTGTCCTTTGATCGACCTGGTTATGGTGAGAGCGACCCTGACCCAAAACGAACACCGAAGAGCATCGCGTTAGACATCGAAGGGCTTGCTGACAAATTGGGTCTAGGCTCACGATTTTATGTGATTGGAATGTCCATGGGAGGGCAGGTGGTGTGGGGCTGCCTCAAATACATTCCTCACAG ACTAGCAGGAACAGTCCTTCTGGCTCCGGTTGTCAACTACTGGTGGCCTGGCTTTCCAGCAAACCTGTCGAAGGAAGCGTACTACCAACAGTTTCAGCAAGATCAATGGACTCTCCGGGTTGCTCATTACATTCCCTGGCTTACCTATTGGTGGAACACTCAAAAATGGTTTCCTGCTTCTTGTGTTGTGGCTCATCATCCTGATATTTTTTCTCCTCCCGACAAGGCAATCCTTTCCAAGCTTCCCCTGAGACGACCACATGCG GCACAGGTAAGACAGCAAGGAGAATATGAGACTCTCCACCGAGACATGATGATTGGGTTCGGTAACTGGGAGTTCGATCCGATGGATTTGGAAAATGCATTTCCCAATGGCGAAGGTTCTGTACATTTATGGCAGGGTGACAATGATTTGCTCGTGCCTGTCATGCTGCAGCGTTTCATCGCCCACCGGCTTCCCTGGATTAAGTATCACGAGCTGCCCCAGACTGGTCACGTGTTTCCTCTTGCTGAGGGCATGTGCAATGCTATAGTCAAGACACTTCTAGTTGGGGAAACCACTGCATTCGCGTAA
- the LOC120293240 gene encoding LOW QUALITY PROTEIN: protein ABSCISIC ACID-INSENSITIVE 5 (The sequence of the model RefSeq protein was modified relative to this genomic sequence to represent the inferred CDS: deleted 1 base in 1 codon), producing the protein MVVSESEIIRPEEVEVPLQIDQQPKSHPFSTLGRQSSIYSLTLDEFQHALCESGKNFGSMNMDEFLTSIWNAEENQAINTSGNNNITNNGTEIADQHVSLGDMSTLGDTSTSKGIAKQQSLPRQGSLTLPAPLCRKTVDEVWSEIHKGQQSQRQSNNVQNPEDTPRQPTFGEMTLEDFLIKAGVVREQHMPHPQPTQPPEQPFGMYPNNLSIGPGFVPRPIMGMGGAAANAVPYQPMAAAIGEPSVYQANGKRNGGYVPAPMPVSYGQRVGNGSGGGAYGAGQAMGMGLPVSPVSSDGMCGAPVENSGGQFGMDMGGARGGRKRIIDGPVDKVVERRQRRMIKNRESAARSRARKQAYTVELEAELNQLKEENAQLKQALAELEKKRKQQDCCTVSGRTEVESSKSNQGIQSEGETEDDQEEPE; encoded by the exons ATGGTGGTTTCAGAGTCCGAAATCATTCGCCCGGAAGAGGTAGAAGTCCCA TTACAAATCGATCAACAGCCCAAGAGCCACCCATTCTCAACCCTCGGAAGGCAATCCTCGATTTACTCATTGACCCTTGATGAGTTCCAGCACGCACTCTGCGAGAGTGGCAAGAATTTTGGCTCCATGAACATGGATGAATTCCTCACCAGCATCTGGAATGCCGAAGAAAACCAAGCCATAAACACCTCTGGCAACAATAACATCACCAACAACGGCACAGAGATCGCGGATCAACATGTGTCCCTGGGTGACATGTCCACCCTGGGTGACACATCCACCAGCAAAGGCATAGCCAAGCAGCAGAGCCTACCCCGCCAAGGCTCACTCACTTTACCCGCTCCGCTGTGCCGGAAGACGGTGGACGAGGTGTGGTCCGAGATCCACAAGGGCCAGCAGAGCCAGCGGCAAAGCAACAACGTGCAGAATCCCGAGGACACCCCTCGCCAGCCGACTTTTGGAGAGATGACGTTGGAGGATTTCCTGATAAAGGCAGGGGTGGTTAGGGAACAGCATATGCCGCATCCGCAGCCAACTCAGCCACCGGAGCAGCCATTTGGGATGTACCCGAACAACCTGTCAATTGGGCCCGGTTTCGTCCCCAGGCCCATAATGGGAATGGGTGGAGCCGCTGCTAATGCAGTACCATACCAGCCAATGGCTGCTGCAATTGGAGAGCCATCAGTGTATCAGGCAAATGGGAAAAGGAATGGTGGATATGTGCCAGCACCAATGCCAGTAAGTTATGGTCAGAGGGTGGGGAACGGAAGTGGTGGCGGTGCGTATGGGGCAGGTCAGGCAATGGGGATGGGACTGCCGGTGAGTCCAGTGTCTTCAGATGGGATGTGTGGCGCACCAGTTGAGAATTCTGGAGGGCAATTTGGGATGGATATGGGGGGAgctagaggaggaaggaagaggatAATTGACGGTCCAGTGGATAAAGTGGTGGAGAGGAGACAGAGGAGGATGATAAAGAATAGAGAATCGGCTGCGAGATCTAGAGCCAGGAAACAG GCTTATACAGTCGAACTAGAGGCGGAGTTAAACcagttaaaagaagaaaatgcccaGCTTAAACAGGCACTG GCGGAGcttgagaagaagagaaagcagcAG GATTGTTGCACAGTCTCTGGAAGAACTGAGGTTGAAAGCTCAAAGTCAAACCAGGGCATACAGAGCGAAGGAGAAACTGAAGATGATCAGGAGGAACCTGAG
- the LOC120293246 gene encoding F-box/LRR-repeat protein At1g67190-like gives MTCQKWREAWKKHLRALSFDSNDLSTHHGFNTTELEIIITQTIFQTRGLRCLTISMEDADEFSAAPVIAWLMYTKETLRELCYNVRTHPNINILEKCGRQKLEVLKLAHNSITGIELSYQKFPQLKSLSLSFVSISAWDLSLLLSICPKIESLALVSPDIAMSELQATMELTSHSLKEIHVEAISLDKFLLEADSLQSLHLRDCNLEVFELIGKGALRVFKMDDVSIIHLDISESMENLEVVDVANFTVVWPKFYQMISKSLKLRTLRLWGVVLDEEVEAMDLETISVYFPRLSHLALSYDLGDDVLTHCLQGSSNLENVVALELGWTIISNRFSAWVAELLERCPRLKKLKIFVGVSEAKTEKELGMLGNFTTSMIPLMRKYMEVEVQFEFE, from the coding sequence ATGACTTGCCAGAAATGGAGAGAGGCTTGGAAGAAGCACCTTCGAGCGCTCTCCTTTGATTCCAATGATTTGTCCACGCACCATGGTTTCAACACGACCGAGCTGGAGATCATCATTACGCAGACCATATTCCAGACTCGAGGCCTGCGGTGTTTGACCATCTCAATGGAGGATGCGGATGAGTTTTCGGCCGCCCCTGTGATCGCCTGGCTCATGTACACCAAGGAGACCTTGCGTGAGCTGTGTTATAACGTGAGGACGCATCCGAACATCAATATTCTTGAGAAATGCGGAAGGCAGAAGCTCGAAGTGTTGAAGTTGGCTCATAATTCTATCACGGGTATTGAGCTGAGTTATCAGAAGTTTCCTCAATTGAAATCGCTCTCTTTGAGCTTCGTCAGCATCTCGGCCTGGGATTTGAGCCTCCTCCTTTCTATCTGTCCAAAGATCGAGTCACTAGCTCTTGTTAGTCCAGATATCGCCATGTCAGAATTACAGGCGACTATGGAGTTGACAAGTCACTCGTTGAAAGAAATCCATGTGGAAGCGATAAGCTTGGATAAGTTTCTATTGGAGGCTGATAGCCTTCAGAGCTTGCACCTTCGAGATTGTAATCTTGAGGTTTTTGAGCTGATTGGGAAAGGGGCATTAAGAGTATTTAAGATGGATGATGTTAGTATTATACATCTCGATATTAGTGAAAGCATGGAAAATCTCGAGGTTGTGGATGTCGCAAACTTCACGGTCGTGTGGCCGAAATTTTACCAGATGATCTCCAAATCTTTGAAGTTGAGGACGCTTCGTCTATGGGGTGTTGTACtggatgaagaagttgaagCCATGGATTTGGAGACGATCTCTGTTTACTTTCCTCGGTTAAGCCACCTAGCTTTGAGTTACGATCTCGGGGATGATGTTTTAACCCACTGTTTGCAGGGTTCGTCTAACTTGGAGAATGTGGTTGCGCTTGAACTTGGATGGACCATAATTAGCAACCGCTTCTCAGCATGGGTGGCGGAACTTCTCGAGAGATGCCCCagattgaagaaattgaaaattttcgtGGGTGTATCAGAGGCCAAAACAGAGAAAGAGCTTGGTATGCTGGGCAATTTCACCACGTCAATGATTCCTCTTATGAGAAAATATATGGAGGTAGAGGTTCAATTTGAGTTTGAATAG